In Leptodactylus fuscus isolate aLepFus1 chromosome 2, aLepFus1.hap2, whole genome shotgun sequence, one genomic interval encodes:
- the LSM10 gene encoding U7 snRNA-associated Sm-like protein LSm10 isoform X1, with protein MKRVILSVIMEVCHSVKERTISENSLVILLQGLHGLVTTVDLRNESSARGTVLNVDAFMNIRLKKVTYTDRHGQEAKLDDLFVTGRNVRYVHIPEEVNIIQTIEEQLKKIQSVRGFGGKGRKEFASKKPK; from the exons ATGAAGAGGGTGATATTGA GTGTCATCATGGAAGTCTGTCACTCTGTGAAGGAGAGAACAATTTCTGAAAACAGCTTAGTAATCCTTTTGCAGGGGTTACATGGACTTGTTACCACTGTTGACCTACGGAATGAAAGCTCTGCCAGAGGAACAGTCTTAAATGTAGATGCTTTTATGAATATACGCCTGAAAAAGGTTACCTACACCGATCGCCATGGCCAGGAGGCTAAACTAGATGACTTGTTTGTTACTGGACGCAATGTGAGATACGTCCATATCCCAGAAGAGGTTAATATAATCCAAACAATTGAAGAACAGCTAAAGAAGATACAAAGTGTTCGTGGGTTTGGTGGAAAGGGAAGAAAAGAATTTGCCTCCAAAAAACCCAAGTAA
- the LSM10 gene encoding U7 snRNA-associated Sm-like protein LSm10 isoform X2 produces MEVCHSVKERTISENSLVILLQGLHGLVTTVDLRNESSARGTVLNVDAFMNIRLKKVTYTDRHGQEAKLDDLFVTGRNVRYVHIPEEVNIIQTIEEQLKKIQSVRGFGGKGRKEFASKKPK; encoded by the coding sequence ATGGAAGTCTGTCACTCTGTGAAGGAGAGAACAATTTCTGAAAACAGCTTAGTAATCCTTTTGCAGGGGTTACATGGACTTGTTACCACTGTTGACCTACGGAATGAAAGCTCTGCCAGAGGAACAGTCTTAAATGTAGATGCTTTTATGAATATACGCCTGAAAAAGGTTACCTACACCGATCGCCATGGCCAGGAGGCTAAACTAGATGACTTGTTTGTTACTGGACGCAATGTGAGATACGTCCATATCCCAGAAGAGGTTAATATAATCCAAACAATTGAAGAACAGCTAAAGAAGATACAAAGTGTTCGTGGGTTTGGTGGAAAGGGAAGAAAAGAATTTGCCTCCAAAAAACCCAAGTAA